In Nocardia yunnanensis, one DNA window encodes the following:
- a CDS encoding TetR/AcrR family transcriptional regulator produces MTGTQRRQQLIEIGRALFAERGYDATSIEEIAARAQVSKPVVYEHFGGKEGLYAVVVDREMSTLLEMITASLTQNRSRVRLEQVALALLTYMEERTDGFRILMRDQPVSAAEGTYSSLLNEAVNQVAHILAGDFERRGLDPSLATLYGQALVGMVATAATWWLDERQPSKEVVAAHLVNLCWNGLTHLEAEPVLASEWPSGKGLSNPAV; encoded by the coding sequence ATGACCGGGACCCAGCGGCGCCAGCAGCTCATCGAGATCGGGCGGGCGTTGTTCGCGGAGCGGGGATACGACGCGACCTCGATAGAGGAGATCGCGGCGCGGGCGCAGGTGTCGAAACCGGTGGTGTACGAGCACTTCGGGGGGAAGGAGGGGCTCTACGCCGTCGTCGTCGATCGGGAGATGTCGACGCTGCTGGAGATGATCACCGCCTCGCTCACCCAGAACCGGTCGCGGGTGCGGCTCGAGCAGGTGGCGCTGGCGTTGCTCACCTATATGGAGGAGCGCACCGACGGGTTCCGGATCCTCATGCGCGATCAGCCGGTGTCGGCGGCGGAGGGGACGTATTCGTCACTGCTCAACGAGGCGGTGAATCAGGTGGCGCACATTCTCGCCGGGGATTTCGAGCGGCGCGGGCTGGATCCGAGCCTGGCGACGCTCTACGGGCAGGCGCTGGTGGGAATGGTTGCGACGGCGGCGACCTGGTGGCTGGACGAGCGCCAGCCGTCCAAGGAAGTGGTGGCCGCGCACCTGGTGAATCTGTGCTGGAACGGCCTCACGCATCTGGAGGCGGAGCCCGTGCTGGCGTCGGAATGGCCGAGCGGCAAGGGGTTATCAAACCCTGCAGTCTGA